One Rhodothermales bacterium DNA segment encodes these proteins:
- the deoC gene encoding deoxyribose-phosphate aldolase gives MIPTEIARNAGTELDLAWVRHSRVNPAALRQRAATLGTRRTVKKAWQAAWLLRAVSCLDLTTLAGDDTPGNVRRLCGKARQPVRPDILAALGVPDMPLRVGAVCVYHSRIGDALEALAGSRIPVAAVSTGFPAGQSPFAQRIAEIRASVEAGASEIDIVISREHVLRGNWRALYDEIRIMREACGDAHMKSILATGEIGPPWHIAMASKVAMMAGSDFIKTSTGKEPVNATLETGLVMTRCIRDYHDRTGVRVGLKPAGGIGTAKLALNWLILVKEELGNAWLNADLFRIGASSLLTDLERQLSHCATGRYAAKHHVPMG, from the coding sequence ATGATCCCTACGGAAATCGCCCGCAACGCCGGCACGGAGCTGGACCTCGCCTGGGTGCGGCATTCCCGCGTCAACCCCGCCGCGCTGCGGCAGCGCGCCGCGACGCTCGGGACGCGGCGGACGGTCAAAAAAGCCTGGCAGGCCGCCTGGCTCCTCCGCGCCGTTTCGTGCCTCGACCTCACGACCCTCGCCGGCGACGATACCCCGGGCAACGTGCGCCGGCTGTGCGGCAAGGCGCGCCAGCCCGTCCGGCCCGACATCCTGGCGGCGCTCGGCGTCCCGGACATGCCGCTGCGCGTCGGCGCCGTGTGCGTCTACCACAGCCGGATCGGCGACGCGCTCGAGGCGCTCGCCGGCAGCCGCATCCCGGTCGCCGCCGTATCCACCGGATTTCCGGCCGGACAGAGCCCGTTCGCGCAGCGTATCGCCGAGATCCGGGCCTCGGTGGAAGCCGGCGCATCGGAAATCGACATCGTCATCTCTCGGGAGCACGTCCTGCGGGGCAACTGGCGGGCCCTGTACGACGAGATCCGGATCATGCGCGAGGCCTGCGGCGACGCGCACATGAAATCCATCCTTGCCACCGGCGAAATCGGCCCCCCCTGGCATATCGCCATGGCGAGCAAAGTCGCCATGATGGCCGGATCGGATTTCATCAAGACCTCCACCGGCAAGGAGCCCGTCAACGCCACCCTCGAAACCGGGCTGGTGATGACCCGCTGCATCCGCGACTACCACGATCGGACAGGCGTCCGGGTGGGCCTCAAGCCGGCCGGCGGCATCGGCACCGCCAAACTCGCGCTCAACTGGCTCATCCTCGTCAAGGAAGAACTCGGCAACGCCTGGCTCAACGCCGACCTGTTCCGGATCGGCGCCAGCAGCCTCCTGACAGACCTCGAGCGCCAGCTCTCCCATTGCGCCACCGGACGCTATGCGGCGAAGCACCATGTGCCGATGGGGTAA
- a CDS encoding aldehyde dehydrogenase family protein: protein MTISELFDSMEYGPAPEASDVASAWLDDHGRSFGLFINGKSVQPASKKSIEVRNPATGALLAHVADASAADIDAAVKAARKAQKGWARLSGHERAKQLYAIAREIQKHARLLAVVESMDNGKPIRESRDIDIPLVGRHFYYHAGCAQLQDDLLPGEVPLGVVGQVIPWNFPLLMLAWKVAPAIALGNTVVLKPAPYTPLTALVFADILREAGLPDGVVNIVTGGDEAGAALVDHPDVDKIAFTGSTEVGRIIRRRTAGSGKKLSLELGGKSPFVVFDDADQDGAIEGLVDAIWFNQGQVCCAGSRLLVQENVAEAFLNKLRRRMETLRVGDSLDKGIDIGAVVDPIQRETIERWVRQGVDEGATLFQPDIALPDNGCFYPPTLLSDVSPASTVAREEIFGPVLVAMTFRTPAEAIALANNTRYGLAASVWSENITIALETAHRIKAGSVWVNSTNLFDAAAGFGGYRESGYGREGGLEGLREYVRPAWMAKQKRSAPPAHTNGADASDKGWGAAVSGRPSLARSGSKPAIDRTAKLYIGGKQARPDGNYSRPVLGPDGRLIGQVGEGNRKDIRNAVEAAHKARGWADRSPHNRAQVLYYLAENLAVRRDEFAGTLRAMTGYGEKEAKKEVDLSIQRLFTYAAWADKFGGTVQETTLQGFVVAHHDDLGVIGIACPDERPLLAFVSLVAPAIARGNSVVVIPSPLHPLAATDFYQVLDTSDVPGGVVNIVTGDRDHLARTLVEHDDVDAMWYFGDAEGSRQVEKRSADNMKRTWVSHGLPIDWTSRAQGEGKAFLHASIQVKNIWIPT, encoded by the coding sequence ATGACCATATCTGAACTCTTCGACTCCATGGAATACGGCCCGGCGCCTGAAGCATCCGATGTGGCCTCGGCCTGGCTCGACGACCACGGACGGTCGTTCGGGTTGTTCATCAACGGGAAGAGCGTCCAGCCGGCATCGAAAAAGAGCATCGAGGTGCGCAATCCCGCGACGGGCGCCCTGCTCGCGCACGTTGCGGATGCGTCGGCGGCCGACATCGACGCGGCCGTGAAGGCGGCGCGCAAGGCGCAGAAAGGATGGGCCCGGCTCAGCGGACACGAGCGCGCGAAACAGCTCTATGCGATCGCGCGGGAGATCCAGAAACATGCCCGCCTGCTCGCGGTCGTCGAGTCGATGGACAACGGCAAACCGATCCGCGAGTCGCGCGACATCGACATCCCGCTCGTGGGGCGGCATTTTTATTACCACGCCGGCTGCGCCCAGCTGCAGGACGACTTGCTCCCCGGTGAAGTCCCGCTCGGCGTCGTCGGGCAGGTCATCCCCTGGAATTTCCCGCTGCTGATGCTGGCCTGGAAGGTGGCGCCGGCGATCGCCCTCGGCAACACCGTGGTCCTGAAGCCGGCGCCGTACACCCCGCTGACCGCGCTGGTCTTCGCCGACATCCTCCGCGAAGCCGGTCTGCCGGACGGCGTCGTGAACATCGTGACGGGAGGCGACGAGGCCGGCGCCGCGCTGGTCGACCATCCGGATGTCGACAAGATCGCGTTTACGGGATCCACCGAGGTGGGCCGCATCATCCGCCGCCGCACGGCCGGCTCGGGCAAGAAGCTCTCGCTGGAACTGGGCGGCAAATCGCCTTTCGTCGTCTTCGACGACGCCGACCAGGACGGGGCGATCGAGGGGCTGGTGGATGCGATCTGGTTCAACCAGGGGCAGGTCTGCTGCGCCGGCTCGCGCCTGCTCGTCCAGGAAAACGTCGCCGAAGCCTTCCTGAACAAACTGCGCCGGCGGATGGAGACCCTCCGGGTGGGCGACAGCCTCGACAAGGGAATCGACATCGGTGCCGTCGTCGACCCCATCCAGCGCGAAACCATCGAGCGCTGGGTGCGGCAGGGCGTGGACGAGGGGGCCACGCTGTTCCAGCCGGATATTGCGCTGCCGGACAACGGCTGTTTCTATCCCCCCACCCTGCTCAGCGACGTGTCGCCGGCATCGACGGTCGCGCGCGAAGAGATCTTCGGCCCGGTGCTCGTCGCGATGACCTTCCGCACGCCGGCCGAAGCCATCGCGCTGGCGAACAACACCCGCTACGGCCTGGCGGCCAGCGTCTGGTCCGAGAACATCACTATTGCCCTCGAAACCGCGCACCGCATCAAGGCCGGCAGCGTGTGGGTCAACAGCACCAACCTGTTCGACGCCGCCGCCGGATTCGGCGGGTATCGGGAGAGCGGCTATGGCCGCGAGGGCGGCCTCGAAGGGCTGCGCGAATACGTGCGCCCTGCCTGGATGGCCAAACAGAAGCGGTCCGCTCCGCCCGCGCACACCAACGGCGCAGACGCCAGCGACAAGGGCTGGGGTGCAGCGGTGTCGGGCCGGCCCTCGCTGGCGCGTTCCGGCTCGAAGCCGGCGATCGACCGCACGGCCAAGCTCTACATCGGCGGAAAGCAGGCGCGGCCGGACGGCAACTACAGCCGGCCCGTGCTCGGCCCGGACGGCCGGCTCATCGGGCAGGTCGGCGAGGGCAACCGGAAAGACATCCGCAATGCCGTCGAGGCCGCCCACAAGGCGCGCGGCTGGGCCGACCGGTCGCCGCACAACCGCGCCCAGGTGCTTTATTATCTCGCCGAAAACCTGGCCGTGCGCCGCGACGAGTTCGCCGGCACGCTACGCGCCATGACCGGTTACGGCGAGAAGGAGGCGAAGAAGGAAGTCGACCTCAGCATCCAGCGGCTCTTCACCTACGCCGCCTGGGCCGACAAATTCGGCGGGACCGTCCAGGAAACGACGCTGCAAGGTTTCGTGGTGGCGCATCACGACGACCTCGGCGTCATCGGCATCGCGTGTCCGGACGAGCGCCCGCTGCTCGCGTTTGTCTCGCTCGTGGCGCCGGCCATCGCGCGGGGCAACAGCGTCGTCGTCATCCCCTCCCCCCTCCATCCGCTCGCCGCGACCGATTTTTACCAGGTGCTCGACACCAGCGACGTGCCGGGCGGCGTGGTCAACATCGTCACCGGCGACCGCGACCATCTGGCCCGCACCCTCGTCGAACACGACGACGTCGACGCCATGTGGTACTTCGGGGATGCCGAGGGAAGCCGGCAGGTCGAGAAACGCTCCGCCGACAACATGAAGCGAACCTGGGTCAGCCACGGCCTGCCGATCGACTGGACCTCCCGAGCGCAGGGCGAAGGAAAAGCGTTCCTGCACGCCTCCATCCAGGTAAAAAACATCTGGATACCGACTTGA
- a CDS encoding 2,3,4,5-tetrahydropyridine-2,6-dicarboxylate N-succinyltransferase, producing MSLQARIEAYAALPTDQLDRTLAFAAFQEVLDGLNAGTLRAATRRSDGSWIANGWVKQGILLGFRLGGIVDQSIAGFPFFDKETYPLKPMTTAAGVRIVPGGSAVRTGAYLAPGVVCMPPMYINVGAYVDEGTMVDSHALVGSCAQIGKRVHLSAAAQIGGVLEPIGAMPVVVEDDVFVGGGCGIYEGCIVRERAVLASGVILTGATRIYDLVQERVIEKQEGKTLEVPAGAVVVPGSRASGSAFGKSQGISLYAPVIVKYRDEKTNASTTLEQALR from the coding sequence ATGTCCCTCCAGGCTCGAATCGAAGCATACGCCGCTCTCCCCACCGACCAGCTCGACCGCACCCTCGCGTTCGCCGCCTTCCAGGAAGTCCTCGACGGGCTCAACGCCGGCACGCTCCGCGCCGCCACGCGCCGATCCGACGGCTCCTGGATCGCAAACGGGTGGGTCAAGCAAGGCATCCTGCTGGGTTTCCGGCTCGGAGGCATCGTGGATCAGTCCATCGCCGGCTTTCCGTTTTTCGACAAGGAGACCTATCCGCTGAAGCCGATGACGACCGCCGCCGGCGTGCGGATCGTCCCGGGCGGCTCGGCGGTGCGCACCGGCGCCTACCTGGCGCCCGGCGTCGTGTGCATGCCGCCGATGTACATCAACGTGGGGGCGTATGTGGATGAGGGCACGATGGTGGATTCCCACGCGCTGGTGGGCAGCTGCGCCCAGATCGGCAAGCGCGTGCACCTCTCGGCCGCCGCGCAGATCGGCGGCGTCCTGGAGCCCATCGGCGCGATGCCCGTGGTCGTCGAGGACGACGTGTTCGTCGGAGGCGGGTGCGGGATCTACGAAGGGTGCATCGTGCGCGAGCGCGCCGTGCTGGCGTCGGGCGTGATCCTGACGGGGGCGACGCGGATCTACGACCTGGTGCAGGAGCGCGTGATCGAGAAGCAGGAAGGGAAAACGCTCGAAGTGCCCGCCGGCGCCGTCGTCGTCCCCGGCAGCCGGGCCTCAGGCAGCGCCTTCGGCAAGAGCCAGGGCATCTCGCTCTACGCCCCGGTCATCGTTAAATACCGCGACGAAAAAACGAACGCATCGACGACGCTGGAACAAGCGCTCAGGTGA
- a CDS encoding SPOR domain-containing protein, producing MRSILPALAFVVLFLVAGCSGARDTTTVAPPETGPTMSEILQRLDEYEDFDVSLYPNELIETNVELEHLVPDELMENRAGDGDGASRRGYRIQLVFARDKETADNSVQEVIDWWHEQQNLRPNDPLFRGELPVHNIYQQPYYRVRIGDFNSRADAEMLLNLVIEDYPRAFIVVDAIGQD from the coding sequence ATGAGGTCGATTTTACCCGCTCTCGCTTTCGTAGTGCTTTTTCTGGTCGCCGGCTGCTCGGGCGCGCGAGATACGACCACCGTCGCGCCGCCGGAGACCGGGCCGACGATGTCCGAGATTCTCCAGCGGCTCGATGAGTACGAAGACTTCGATGTCTCGCTCTATCCCAACGAGTTGATCGAGACCAACGTCGAACTCGAACACCTGGTGCCGGACGAGCTGATGGAAAACCGGGCCGGCGACGGCGACGGGGCCTCGCGTCGCGGCTACCGGATCCAGCTCGTTTTCGCGCGCGACAAGGAGACGGCCGACAATTCGGTCCAGGAAGTGATCGACTGGTGGCACGAACAGCAGAACCTGCGCCCGAACGACCCCCTCTTCCGCGGCGAACTGCCCGTCCACAACATCTACCAGCAGCCCTACTACCGCGTCCGCATCGGCGACTTCAACAGCCGCGCCGACGCCGAGATGCTCCTCAACCTCGTCATCGAGGACTATCCCCGCGCCTTCATCGTCGTGGATGCCATCGGGCAAGACTGA